One window from the genome of Streptomyces sp. NBC_00287 encodes:
- a CDS encoding helix-turn-helix domain-containing protein, with the protein MSHDSTAAPEAAARKLSGRRRKEIVAVLLFSGGPIFESSIPLSVFGIDRQDAGVPRYRLLVCGGEEGPLRTTGGLELSAPHGLEAISRAGTVVVPAWRSITSPPPEEALDALRRAHEEGARIVGLTGAFVLAAAGLLDGRPATTHWMYAPTLAKRYPSVHVDPRELFVDDGDVLTSAGTAAGIDLCLHIVRTDHGNEAAGALARRLVVPPRRTGGQERYLDRSLPEEIGADPLAEVVAWALEHLHEQFDVETLAARAYMSRRTFDRRFRSLTGSAPLQWLITQRVLQAQRLLETSDYSVDEVAGRCGFRSPVALRGHFRRQLGSSPAAYRAAYRARRPQAERPTADADTAPGPTPTLHQEPGPVPLQARRTPAASTVGQALATASSDNGREAYIARATLPGQRSGS; encoded by the coding sequence ATGAGCCACGACTCCACTGCCGCGCCGGAAGCCGCGGCCCGGAAACTCTCCGGGCGACGCCGCAAGGAGATCGTCGCGGTGCTGCTGTTCAGCGGCGGCCCCATCTTCGAGAGTTCCATACCGCTGTCGGTGTTCGGAATCGACCGCCAGGACGCCGGCGTACCGCGCTACCGCCTGCTGGTGTGCGGCGGCGAAGAGGGCCCGCTGCGGACCACCGGAGGGCTGGAACTCAGCGCACCACATGGCCTGGAGGCGATCTCGCGGGCGGGCACGGTCGTCGTGCCGGCCTGGCGTTCGATCACCTCGCCGCCGCCGGAGGAGGCGCTCGACGCACTGCGCCGGGCGCACGAGGAAGGCGCCCGCATCGTAGGGCTCACCGGCGCCTTCGTCCTCGCAGCGGCCGGCCTGCTGGACGGCCGCCCCGCGACGACACACTGGATGTACGCACCGACGCTGGCCAAGCGCTATCCGTCGGTGCACGTGGATCCCAGAGAACTGTTCGTCGACGACGGAGACGTACTGACCTCCGCCGGTACGGCGGCCGGAATCGATCTCTGTCTCCACATCGTGCGGACGGACCACGGCAATGAGGCGGCCGGCGCGCTGGCTCGCCGTCTGGTCGTCCCCCCGCGCCGGACGGGAGGCCAGGAGCGCTACCTGGACCGCTCTTTACCGGAGGAGATCGGCGCCGACCCGCTCGCCGAGGTCGTCGCCTGGGCGCTGGAGCATCTCCACGAGCAGTTCGACGTGGAGACGCTGGCCGCGCGCGCGTACATGTCGCGCCGTACCTTCGACCGCCGCTTCCGTTCGCTGACGGGCTCGGCCCCGCTGCAGTGGCTGATCACCCAGCGGGTGCTGCAGGCACAGCGGCTGCTGGAGACGTCCGACTACTCGGTGGACGAGGTCGCGGGCCGCTGCGGCTTCCGCTCACCGGTGGCGCTGCGCGGGCACTTCCGCCGCCAGCTCGGCTCGTCGCCGGCGGCGTACCGGGCGGCGTACCGCGCCCGGCGCCCGCAGGCCGAGCGGCCGACGGCTGACGCCGACACCGCGCCGGGACCGACGCCCACGCTGCACCAGGAACCCGGCCCGGTCCCGCTCCAGGCCCGCCGCACCCCGGCGGCCAGCACGGTGGGTCAGGCCCTGGCGACGGCGTCCTCGGACAACGGACGCGAGGCGTACATAGCGCGGGCGACCCTGCCGGGGCAGCGCAGCGGGTCGTGA
- a CDS encoding universal stress protein, which translates to MAGHEFFEPADRKRPVADPTAAEPLAAEEPRHSCDPAFKHGVVVGFDGSTSSERALAYSIGMAHRSGSGLIIVHVANRLPTTVWAGCEPPVFVDVPDHRTEVLGLELACADYLAEVPWILVERGGDICHELEEVGREYEADAIVVGSTHGIVGRIFGSVAGRLAKRAQRPVVVIP; encoded by the coding sequence ATGGCCGGTCACGAATTCTTCGAACCCGCGGACCGCAAGCGGCCCGTCGCCGATCCCACGGCGGCCGAGCCCCTGGCGGCGGAAGAGCCACGTCATTCCTGCGACCCCGCCTTCAAGCACGGCGTCGTCGTCGGCTTCGACGGGTCCACCTCCAGTGAGCGCGCCCTTGCGTACTCCATCGGCATGGCCCATCGCTCCGGCTCCGGCCTGATCATCGTGCATGTCGCCAACCGGCTGCCCACGACGGTGTGGGCCGGGTGCGAGCCGCCGGTCTTCGTGGACGTGCCCGACCATCGCACCGAGGTGCTGGGCCTCGAGCTCGCCTGCGCGGACTATCTCGCGGAGGTGCCGTGGATCCTCGTGGAGCGCGGCGGGGACATCTGCCATGAACTCGAAGAGGTCGGCCGCGAGTACGAAGCGGACGCGATCGTGGTGGGCTCCACGCACGGCATCGTGGGGCGCATCTTCGGGTCTGTCGCGGGGCGGCTCGCCAAGCGGGCGCAGCGGCCCGTCGTTGTCATTCCGTAA
- the glmS gene encoding glutamine--fructose-6-phosphate transaminase (isomerizing): MCGIVGYIGKRDVAPLLLEGLQRLEYRGYDSAGIAVTSPKTSGLKTVKAKGRVRDLEAKVPARFKGTTGIAHTRWATHGAPSDVNAHPHLDAEGKVAVVHNGIIDNASDLRRKLEADGVEFLSETDTEVLVHLISRSQAEKLEDKVRETLRLIEGTYGIAVLHADYPDRIVVARNGSPVVLGIGEKEMFVASDIAALVAHTRQIVTLDDGEMATLKADDFRTYTTEGTRTTSEPTTVEWEAASYDMGGHDTYMHKEIHEQADAVDRVLRGRIDDRFSTVHLGGLNLDAREARRIRRVKILGCGTSYHAGMIGAQMIEELARIPADAEPASEFRYRNAVVDPDTLYIAVSQSGETYDVLAAVQELKRKGARVLGIVNVVGSAIAREADGGIYVHAGPEVCVVSTKCFTNTTVAFALLALHLGRTRDLSVRDGKRIIEGLRKLPAQIAEMLEREDEIKKLAEEYADARSMLFIGRVRGYPVAREASLKLKEVSYIHAEAYPASELKHGPLALIEPALPTVAIVPDDDLLEKNRAAMEEIKARSGKILAVAHQPQEKADQTIVVPKNEDELDPILMGIPLQLLAYHTALALGRDIDKPRNLAKSVTVE, translated from the coding sequence ATGTGCGGAATCGTCGGATACATCGGGAAGCGCGATGTGGCGCCCCTGCTCCTGGAGGGCCTTCAGCGCCTGGAGTACCGCGGCTACGACTCGGCGGGCATCGCCGTCACCTCGCCCAAGACCAGCGGACTGAAGACGGTCAAGGCCAAGGGTCGGGTCCGTGACCTTGAGGCCAAGGTCCCGGCGCGCTTCAAGGGCACCACCGGTATCGCCCACACCCGCTGGGCCACCCACGGCGCCCCCTCCGACGTCAACGCCCACCCGCACCTGGACGCCGAGGGCAAGGTCGCCGTCGTCCACAACGGCATCATCGACAACGCCTCCGACCTGCGCCGCAAGCTGGAGGCGGACGGCGTCGAGTTCCTCTCCGAGACCGACACCGAGGTCCTCGTCCACCTCATCTCCCGCTCGCAGGCGGAGAAGCTGGAGGACAAGGTCCGCGAGACCCTCCGGCTGATCGAGGGCACGTACGGCATCGCCGTCCTGCACGCCGACTACCCGGACCGCATCGTGGTCGCCCGCAACGGCTCCCCGGTCGTCCTCGGCATCGGCGAGAAGGAGATGTTCGTCGCCTCGGACATCGCCGCGCTGGTCGCCCACACGCGGCAGATAGTGACTCTGGACGACGGCGAGATGGCCACCCTCAAGGCCGACGACTTCCGCACCTACACGACGGAGGGCACCCGGACGACGTCCGAGCCCACCACCGTCGAGTGGGAGGCCGCCTCCTACGACATGGGCGGCCACGACACCTATATGCACAAGGAGATCCACGAGCAGGCCGACGCCGTGGACCGCGTCCTGCGCGGCCGGATCGACGACCGCTTCTCCACCGTGCACCTCGGCGGCCTCAACCTGGACGCCCGCGAGGCGCGCCGGATCCGCCGCGTGAAGATCCTCGGCTGCGGCACCTCGTACCACGCGGGCATGATCGGCGCCCAGATGATCGAGGAGCTGGCCCGCATCCCCGCGGACGCCGAGCCGGCCTCGGAGTTCCGCTACCGCAACGCGGTCGTGGACCCCGACACCCTCTACATCGCGGTCTCCCAGTCCGGTGAGACGTACGACGTCCTCGCGGCCGTCCAGGAGCTCAAGCGCAAGGGCGCGCGGGTCCTCGGCATCGTCAACGTCGTGGGCTCGGCCATCGCCCGCGAGGCGGACGGCGGCATCTACGTCCACGCGGGCCCCGAGGTCTGCGTGGTCTCCACGAAGTGCTTCACCAACACCACGGTCGCCTTCGCGCTCCTCGCCCTGCACCTGGGCCGCACCCGGGACCTCTCGGTCCGCGACGGCAAGCGGATCATCGAGGGCCTGCGCAAGCTCCCTGCCCAGATCGCCGAGATGCTGGAGCGCGAGGACGAGATCAAGAAGCTGGCCGAGGAGTACGCCGACGCCCGCTCGATGCTCTTCATCGGCCGGGTCCGCGGCTACCCGGTGGCCCGTGAGGCGTCCCTGAAGCTCAAGGAGGTCTCCTACATCCACGCGGAGGCCTACCCCGCCTCCGAGCTCAAGCACGGCCCCCTGGCCCTGATCGAGCCGGCCCTCCCCACGGTGGCGATCGTCCCCGACGACGACCTCCTGGAGAAGAACCGCGCGGCCATGGAGGAGATCAAGGCCCGCAGCGGCAAGATCCTCGCGGTGGCCCACCAGCCCCAGGAAAAGGCCGACCAGACGATCGTGGTCCCGAAGAACGAGGACGAGCTGGACCCCATCCTGATGGGCATCCCCCTCCAACTCCTCGCCTACCACACGGCACTGGCCCTCGGCCGGGACATCGACAAGCCGAGGAACCTCGCGAAGTCAGTGACAGTGGAGTAG
- a CDS encoding GPR1/FUN34/YaaH family transporter yields the protein MDNDVSAGSGITTVVGRLALGITLLAFGLGYTEVIDGVSAADAVSIAQYVGGVALFVAGLMAFRDRDNASGTAFATLGALWFTWAVSADAQVSANAAGLFLLLFALVALSLTLAGGDQLGQGAYGLFFVSLLLLSISMFAENDGLAKVGGWFAVAAGAVAWYAATAALAHWPTSVPRRAAGRGVTATG from the coding sequence GTGGACAACGACGTCTCTGCGGGAAGCGGAATCACTACCGTGGTCGGCCGACTCGCCCTGGGTATCACCCTGTTGGCCTTCGGGCTGGGGTACACCGAAGTGATCGACGGCGTCTCGGCCGCTGACGCCGTATCAATCGCCCAGTATGTGGGCGGAGTTGCCCTCTTCGTCGCGGGCCTCATGGCCTTCCGGGACCGCGACAACGCCTCTGGTACGGCCTTTGCGACGCTGGGTGCGCTGTGGTTCACGTGGGCCGTGTCCGCCGATGCGCAGGTCTCCGCGAACGCCGCCGGGCTGTTCCTGCTGCTGTTCGCCCTGGTCGCGCTGTCGTTGACCCTCGCGGGTGGCGACCAACTCGGGCAGGGCGCCTACGGGTTGTTCTTCGTCTCGCTGCTTCTGCTGTCCATCTCGATGTTCGCCGAGAACGACGGGCTGGCGAAGGTCGGCGGGTGGTTCGCCGTCGCTGCGGGGGCCGTGGCTTGGTACGCGGCTACTGCGGCGCTGGCTCACTGGCCTACTTCGGTTCCGCGGCGTGCTGCCGGCCGGGGCGTGACGGCCACCGGCTAG